From Nicotiana tabacum cultivar K326 chromosome 22, ASM71507v2, whole genome shotgun sequence, one genomic window encodes:
- the LOC107829275 gene encoding RNA-directed DNA methylation 4-like isoform X1, with amino-acid sequence MAAVAESSSAPSKEDKPVIVRVKRKTFQSRLDAFWLEINERPLKRPLLDFEKLSISDSSSRVEELKSRKVLVRHVETVTSSEVTVDILKSFAQSAPADASEVKEKAEIRRSFRAENKQDQLLAKAKQKQEDLSKNARFEQIWKSRKEKKKLMHDEELNEMCRLYDVIRVDTEETKHEVQEGTTELEDHRMMSQYLPLLREVMPSAAEEIESEIHNYKAKQVSSDGYVYDYYAVKGDTNTGEDIASPFPLVQVDDDDDYCDGPDYSDNESDDSNAEHNPWNDYPDEEESEDEDEDEDETQSSEVLSSTSQDQYGSETVGVISFQNEDVGREDWSDYADPLVDGESDSEAYDDDDEDIW; translated from the exons ATGGCTGCAGTCGCCGAGAGTTCTTCAGCTCCGTCGAAGGAAGACAAGCCCGTCATTGTTAGGGTTAAGAGAAAAACTTTCCAGTCTCGCCTCGACGCTTTCT GGCTCGAAATCAACGAGAGGCCATTGAAACGACCGTTGCTTGACTTTGAGAAGCTTTCAATATCTGATTCTTCAAGTAGAG TGGAGGAATTGAAGAGCAGAAAGGTTCTTGTGCGGCATGTGGAGACAGTAACTAGTTCAGAGGTTACTGTTGATATCCTGAAGTCGTTTGCG CAGTCGGCTCCAGCAGATGCTTCGGAAGTCAAAGAGAAAGCTGAGATAAGGCGAAGTTTTAGGGCAGAAAAT AAACAAGATCAACTACTTGCCAAGGCTAAGCAAAAGCAAGAG GATTTATCAAAAAATGCCCGGTTTGAGCAAATATGGAAaagcagaaaagaaaagaaaaaactaatgCATGACGAAGAGCTGAATGAGATGTGTCGACTATATGATGTTATTCGTGTTGATACTGAAGAAACAAAGCATGAAGTGCAAGAGGG GACTACCGAGTTAGAAGATCATAGGATGATGTCCCAATATTTGCCTCTCTTACGAGAAGTCATGCCAAGTGCTGCTGAAGAAATTGAGTCAGAGATTCATAATTACAAGGCCAAACAAG TATCTTCAGATGGTTATGTATATGATTACTATGCTGTTAAGGGTGATACCAACACTGGCGAAGATATTGCTAGCCCTTTCCCATT GGTAcaggttgatgatgatgatgactaCTGTGATGGTCCTGATTATTCAGACAACGAATCTGATGATTCCAATG CTGAACACAATCCCTGGAATGATTATCCAGATGAAGAGGAATCTGAAGATGaggatgaggatgaagatgaaACCCAGTCATCAGAAGTTTTAAGCAGCACTTCTCAGGACCAATATGGATCTGAAACTGTTGGTGTAATTTCTTTTCAAAATGAGGATGTGGGCCGCGAGGACTGGTCAGATTATGCAGATCCATTAGTTGATGGTGAGTCCGATAGTGAAGCttacgatgatgatgatgaagacatATGGTGA
- the LOC107829275 gene encoding RNA-directed DNA methylation 4-like isoform X2, with the protein MAAVAESSSAPSKEDKPVIVRVKRKTFQSRLDAFWLEINERPLKRPLLDFEKLSISDSSSRVEELKSRKVLVRHVETVTSSEVTVDILKSFASAPADASEVKEKAEIRRSFRAENKQDQLLAKAKQKQEDLSKNARFEQIWKSRKEKKKLMHDEELNEMCRLYDVIRVDTEETKHEVQEGTTELEDHRMMSQYLPLLREVMPSAAEEIESEIHNYKAKQVSSDGYVYDYYAVKGDTNTGEDIASPFPLVQVDDDDDYCDGPDYSDNESDDSNAEHNPWNDYPDEEESEDEDEDEDETQSSEVLSSTSQDQYGSETVGVISFQNEDVGREDWSDYADPLVDGESDSEAYDDDDEDIW; encoded by the exons ATGGCTGCAGTCGCCGAGAGTTCTTCAGCTCCGTCGAAGGAAGACAAGCCCGTCATTGTTAGGGTTAAGAGAAAAACTTTCCAGTCTCGCCTCGACGCTTTCT GGCTCGAAATCAACGAGAGGCCATTGAAACGACCGTTGCTTGACTTTGAGAAGCTTTCAATATCTGATTCTTCAAGTAGAG TGGAGGAATTGAAGAGCAGAAAGGTTCTTGTGCGGCATGTGGAGACAGTAACTAGTTCAGAGGTTACTGTTGATATCCTGAAGTCGTTTGCG TCGGCTCCAGCAGATGCTTCGGAAGTCAAAGAGAAAGCTGAGATAAGGCGAAGTTTTAGGGCAGAAAAT AAACAAGATCAACTACTTGCCAAGGCTAAGCAAAAGCAAGAG GATTTATCAAAAAATGCCCGGTTTGAGCAAATATGGAAaagcagaaaagaaaagaaaaaactaatgCATGACGAAGAGCTGAATGAGATGTGTCGACTATATGATGTTATTCGTGTTGATACTGAAGAAACAAAGCATGAAGTGCAAGAGGG GACTACCGAGTTAGAAGATCATAGGATGATGTCCCAATATTTGCCTCTCTTACGAGAAGTCATGCCAAGTGCTGCTGAAGAAATTGAGTCAGAGATTCATAATTACAAGGCCAAACAAG TATCTTCAGATGGTTATGTATATGATTACTATGCTGTTAAGGGTGATACCAACACTGGCGAAGATATTGCTAGCCCTTTCCCATT GGTAcaggttgatgatgatgatgactaCTGTGATGGTCCTGATTATTCAGACAACGAATCTGATGATTCCAATG CTGAACACAATCCCTGGAATGATTATCCAGATGAAGAGGAATCTGAAGATGaggatgaggatgaagatgaaACCCAGTCATCAGAAGTTTTAAGCAGCACTTCTCAGGACCAATATGGATCTGAAACTGTTGGTGTAATTTCTTTTCAAAATGAGGATGTGGGCCGCGAGGACTGGTCAGATTATGCAGATCCATTAGTTGATGGTGAGTCCGATAGTGAAGCttacgatgatgatgatgaagacatATGGTGA
- the LOC107829274 gene encoding protein LURP-one-related 15 isoform X2 produces the protein MGTTTTPDEWPPNAEFPFDLFVWKKHKAFWDAGNIQFTDSFGNLFFRVDRGQSSDSSAHSQKLILDASDNTLIRLVPLVKGLWQGFMVNDTEEKELMFSVNRTLNTFTTLEFDIFLGDGLGEGKEADLKMKGSAFKRSCTIYKGNSIVAEVYYDQPYAHTWIPEAFHSKEQISSNHISRFC, from the exons ATGGGAACTACTACCACGCCAGATGAGTGGCCGCCGAATGCGGAATTCCCATTTGATCTTTTTGTATGGAAGAAACACAAGGCTTTTTGGGATGCTGGAAATATCCAATTCACCGATTCTTTTGGCAATTTGTTCTTCAGAGTTGACCGTGGTCAATCGTCCGATTCATCAGCTCATAGTCAGAAACTAATTCTTGATGCATCTGATAATACCCTCATTCGCTTAGTTCCATTAGTT AAAGGATTATGGCAAGGCTTTATGGTAAATGATACTGAAGAGAAGGAGTTGATGTTCAGTGTGAATAGGACTCTAAATACATTTACTACTCTAGAGTTTGATATATTCCTTGGTGATGGACTTGGTGAAGGCAAAGAGGCTGATCTCAAGATGAAAGGTTCTGCCTTCAAGAGATCCTGCACCATCTACAAAGGCAATTCCATAGTAGCTGAGGTATATTACG ACCAGCCTTATGCACACACTTGGATTCCGGAAGCATTTCATTCCAAGGAACAGATTTCGAGTAACCATATTTCCCGGTTTTGCTGA
- the LOC107829275 gene encoding RNA-directed DNA methylation 4-like isoform X3 has protein sequence MAAVAESSSAPSKEDKPVIVRVKRKTFQSRLDAFWLEINERPLKRPLLDFEKLSISDSSSRVEELKSRKVLVRHVETVTSSEVTVDILKSFAQSAPADASEVKEKAEIRRSFRAENKQDQLLAKAKQKQEDLSKNARFEQIWKSRKEKKKLMHDEELNEMCRLYDVIRVDTEETKHEVQEGTTELEDHRMMSQYLPLLREVMPSAAEEIESEIHNYKAKQDGYVYDYYAVKGDTNTGEDIASPFPLVQVDDDDDYCDGPDYSDNESDDSNAEHNPWNDYPDEEESEDEDEDEDETQSSEVLSSTSQDQYGSETVGVISFQNEDVGREDWSDYADPLVDGESDSEAYDDDDEDIW, from the exons ATGGCTGCAGTCGCCGAGAGTTCTTCAGCTCCGTCGAAGGAAGACAAGCCCGTCATTGTTAGGGTTAAGAGAAAAACTTTCCAGTCTCGCCTCGACGCTTTCT GGCTCGAAATCAACGAGAGGCCATTGAAACGACCGTTGCTTGACTTTGAGAAGCTTTCAATATCTGATTCTTCAAGTAGAG TGGAGGAATTGAAGAGCAGAAAGGTTCTTGTGCGGCATGTGGAGACAGTAACTAGTTCAGAGGTTACTGTTGATATCCTGAAGTCGTTTGCG CAGTCGGCTCCAGCAGATGCTTCGGAAGTCAAAGAGAAAGCTGAGATAAGGCGAAGTTTTAGGGCAGAAAAT AAACAAGATCAACTACTTGCCAAGGCTAAGCAAAAGCAAGAG GATTTATCAAAAAATGCCCGGTTTGAGCAAATATGGAAaagcagaaaagaaaagaaaaaactaatgCATGACGAAGAGCTGAATGAGATGTGTCGACTATATGATGTTATTCGTGTTGATACTGAAGAAACAAAGCATGAAGTGCAAGAGGG GACTACCGAGTTAGAAGATCATAGGATGATGTCCCAATATTTGCCTCTCTTACGAGAAGTCATGCCAAGTGCTGCTGAAGAAATTGAGTCAGAGATTCATAATTACAAGGCCAAACAAG ATGGTTATGTATATGATTACTATGCTGTTAAGGGTGATACCAACACTGGCGAAGATATTGCTAGCCCTTTCCCATT GGTAcaggttgatgatgatgatgactaCTGTGATGGTCCTGATTATTCAGACAACGAATCTGATGATTCCAATG CTGAACACAATCCCTGGAATGATTATCCAGATGAAGAGGAATCTGAAGATGaggatgaggatgaagatgaaACCCAGTCATCAGAAGTTTTAAGCAGCACTTCTCAGGACCAATATGGATCTGAAACTGTTGGTGTAATTTCTTTTCAAAATGAGGATGTGGGCCGCGAGGACTGGTCAGATTATGCAGATCCATTAGTTGATGGTGAGTCCGATAGTGAAGCttacgatgatgatgatgaagacatATGGTGA
- the LOC107829275 gene encoding RNA-directed DNA methylation 4-like isoform X4, with protein sequence MAAVAESSSAPSKEDKPVIVRVKRKTFQSRLDAFWLEINERPLKRPLLDFEKLSISDSSSRVEELKSRKVLVRHVETVTSSEVTVDILKSFASAPADASEVKEKAEIRRSFRAENKQDQLLAKAKQKQEDLSKNARFEQIWKSRKEKKKLMHDEELNEMCRLYDVIRVDTEETKHEVQEGTTELEDHRMMSQYLPLLREVMPSAAEEIESEIHNYKAKQDGYVYDYYAVKGDTNTGEDIASPFPLVQVDDDDDYCDGPDYSDNESDDSNAEHNPWNDYPDEEESEDEDEDEDETQSSEVLSSTSQDQYGSETVGVISFQNEDVGREDWSDYADPLVDGESDSEAYDDDDEDIW encoded by the exons ATGGCTGCAGTCGCCGAGAGTTCTTCAGCTCCGTCGAAGGAAGACAAGCCCGTCATTGTTAGGGTTAAGAGAAAAACTTTCCAGTCTCGCCTCGACGCTTTCT GGCTCGAAATCAACGAGAGGCCATTGAAACGACCGTTGCTTGACTTTGAGAAGCTTTCAATATCTGATTCTTCAAGTAGAG TGGAGGAATTGAAGAGCAGAAAGGTTCTTGTGCGGCATGTGGAGACAGTAACTAGTTCAGAGGTTACTGTTGATATCCTGAAGTCGTTTGCG TCGGCTCCAGCAGATGCTTCGGAAGTCAAAGAGAAAGCTGAGATAAGGCGAAGTTTTAGGGCAGAAAAT AAACAAGATCAACTACTTGCCAAGGCTAAGCAAAAGCAAGAG GATTTATCAAAAAATGCCCGGTTTGAGCAAATATGGAAaagcagaaaagaaaagaaaaaactaatgCATGACGAAGAGCTGAATGAGATGTGTCGACTATATGATGTTATTCGTGTTGATACTGAAGAAACAAAGCATGAAGTGCAAGAGGG GACTACCGAGTTAGAAGATCATAGGATGATGTCCCAATATTTGCCTCTCTTACGAGAAGTCATGCCAAGTGCTGCTGAAGAAATTGAGTCAGAGATTCATAATTACAAGGCCAAACAAG ATGGTTATGTATATGATTACTATGCTGTTAAGGGTGATACCAACACTGGCGAAGATATTGCTAGCCCTTTCCCATT GGTAcaggttgatgatgatgatgactaCTGTGATGGTCCTGATTATTCAGACAACGAATCTGATGATTCCAATG CTGAACACAATCCCTGGAATGATTATCCAGATGAAGAGGAATCTGAAGATGaggatgaggatgaagatgaaACCCAGTCATCAGAAGTTTTAAGCAGCACTTCTCAGGACCAATATGGATCTGAAACTGTTGGTGTAATTTCTTTTCAAAATGAGGATGTGGGCCGCGAGGACTGGTCAGATTATGCAGATCCATTAGTTGATGGTGAGTCCGATAGTGAAGCttacgatgatgatgatgaagacatATGGTGA
- the LOC107829274 gene encoding protein LURP-one-related 7 isoform X1, protein MGTTTTPDEWPPNAEFPFDLFVWKKHKAFWDAGNIQFTDSFGNLFFRVDRGQSSDSSAHSQKLILDASDNTLIRLVPLVKGLWQGFMVNDTEEKELMFSVNRTLNTFTTLEFDIFLGDGLGEGKEADLKMKGSAFKRSCTIYKGNSIVAETSLMHTLGFRKHFIPRNRFRVTIFPGFAELSLVVALVVIFFDKRKFWV, encoded by the exons ATGGGAACTACTACCACGCCAGATGAGTGGCCGCCGAATGCGGAATTCCCATTTGATCTTTTTGTATGGAAGAAACACAAGGCTTTTTGGGATGCTGGAAATATCCAATTCACCGATTCTTTTGGCAATTTGTTCTTCAGAGTTGACCGTGGTCAATCGTCCGATTCATCAGCTCATAGTCAGAAACTAATTCTTGATGCATCTGATAATACCCTCATTCGCTTAGTTCCATTAGTT AAAGGATTATGGCAAGGCTTTATGGTAAATGATACTGAAGAGAAGGAGTTGATGTTCAGTGTGAATAGGACTCTAAATACATTTACTACTCTAGAGTTTGATATATTCCTTGGTGATGGACTTGGTGAAGGCAAAGAGGCTGATCTCAAGATGAAAGGTTCTGCCTTCAAGAGATCCTGCACCATCTACAAAGGCAATTCCATAGTAGCTGAG ACCAGCCTTATGCACACACTTGGATTCCGGAAGCATTTCATTCCAAGGAACAGATTTCGAGTAACCATATTTCCCGGTTTTGCTGAGCTTAGTCTGGTTGTGGCTTTGGTTGTAATATTCTTTGATAAACGGAAGTTTTGGGTATAA